From the genome of Alcanivorax sp.:
GGCAAGAACGTTATCGGTTTCCGTCGACAGCCCGAGCAACCCCTTGGCGGGTTCGCCATCAATGATGCCGGGAGTCAGCAGGTTGACCAGCACAAGGCCGATGAGAATGGCCACCAGAGAGGTGGCCATATAGAAGAGGACGGTCTTGATACCCATGCGGCCCAGATTGTCGCCGCCGCCGACGCCAACCATGCCGGAAATGATGGCGGTCACGATTAGCGGCACCACCAGCATTTTCAAGGCATTGATGAAGAGACTGCCAACCAGATCATACCCGGCAAGCACCGAGACCCCGAACAGGGTACTGGTCTCTCCGGTCATGGCGCCCAGGCCGGCCCCGGCCAGCATGGCAATGAAAATCTGGTGATGAAGCTTCATGGCTACCCCTGCGCTATTCCCTGGATACTGCAATGAATGGGCCCCAGGGTCTCCGGTGGAGTCGTTCAATCCTTGAGGGCGCCGATTCAGTAATCAGGCTACAGCGTACCTTATCTGCACTGCAGGGGCAGGGGCTGTTTGTGTTTTTCTTGCCCGTGTCACATCAGTTTTTTCAACGAAGGAGCCAGTGACGGATCTTGACGGACACGGTCGTAGGCCATCTTCAGTTGATGGTCTGCTTCCACCGGGCCGAGCCGTTCACAAAGCAGCACGTAGGCATTATTCAGTTGATTGCGAAGCACGCTCAAGGGCAGGCCACCGAGAACGCGACCCGGCGATTGCAGCCAGTGCTCCATGGTCAGTCGGGTTTCCGGTGTGACCTTGGGACCTCTGAGTTGCGCCACCATGTCCAGCTGTAGTTGTGAGGCCACCGTAATCGGAAGATTGCCCCACAGGGTCTCTAACAGAGATTGCAGAGCCGCCGTACATGGGTGGCTATGTTGACCCTGTTCGCTATTGTGGGCCAACGGATCACTGGCCAGTTCCTGTTCGGACATGGACATGGCCTGCACCAGACTCATGTGAATGTGATGGCGGCGCTCACCCAGGTCGAACAGTTTGCACAAATCGCTCACGAAGCCCTGCAGGGAGTAGCGTGGACGTTCCGAGTAGTGTTCCTGCCAGTGGCTGACGGCCTCCATGAGTACCGCTTCATTCATGTAAGGGGTCAATCCTGTGACTACCGCCCGGCGCCGGCGTTGCAATTCCTGACTCATCGACCACCCTCCGCCTGGCGGGTCATCTCGGCGTTGTACAGGCTGTTCTGCGGGAATTCCGGATAGCCGGTCTCGTCGTGCTCACTCAGATCCAGACCCCGCTGTTCATGGATAGCGGGGGCGCGTAGCCCGGCGAAGGTGGCCACCCCGAGATACATGATCAGGGCTGCAAAGAAGGCCCAGCAGAACGCCACCACGATGCCCAGCAGCTGCACGGTAATGCGCTCCGGATTAAACAGGTCGCCCTCATAGAACAGCCCGGCCGCCAGGGTGCCCCAGGCACCCGCAAAGGCATGTACAGGCACGGCCCCGACCACATCGTCCAGGCGCAAGGCCAGTAACAGACGGGCGCCGGCAGCCGCAAGGGCGCCGGCGATCAGCCCTGTCAGCAGGGCAAAGCCTGGAGTCATCACTGCGCAACCGGCGGTGACCGCGACCAAACCCGCCAGGCTGCCATTGACGGTTTCCGTGAGGAGTACGGGGCGGCGAGTGATGAGACGCAGCAGAGTGCTGCCCACGGCACCTGCCGCGGCGGCGAGCTGGGTATTCAGGTTGACCTTGGCAATGTCGACGCTGGCGGAGAGGGTGGAGCCGCCATTGAATCCAAACCAGCCGAACCAGAGTATGAAGCCCCCCAGTGCCACATAGGACAGGTTGTGGCCGGGTATGGTCCGGGGCTGGCCCTGTTTGTCAAAGCGGCCCAGACGTGGGCCGACCACCATGATGCCGGCGAGGGCGCACCAGCCCCCGATACTGTGAACGACGGTGGAACCGGCAAAGTCGATGAAACCCAGCTGGGCAAGCCAGCCGTCACTGTTCCATGCCCAGTTACCGTAGAGCGGATAAATGATGCCAGTGATGACGATGGCGCCACACAGGTAACCGGCATAACGGGTTCGTTCTGCCATGGCCCCGGAGGCAATGGTGG
Proteins encoded in this window:
- a CDS encoding ammonium transporter encodes the protein MKLHPRFLALLLALPAFAHADTLTATDTVWIAVAAALVFFMQAGFALLESGLSRAKNALNVVMKNYMDLCVGTLVFWAVGFGLMFGSTPSGWFGEDQFALSKADPGTWAMLLFQIMFAATAATIASGAMAERTRYAGYLCGAIVITGIIYPLYGNWAWNSDGWLAQLGFIDFAGSTVVHSIGGWCALAGIMVVGPRLGRFDKQGQPRTIPGHNLSYVALGGFILWFGWFGFNGGSTLSASVDIAKVNLNTQLAAAAGAVGSTLLRLITRRPVLLTETVNGSLAGLVAVTAGCAVMTPGFALLTGLIAGALAAAGARLLLALRLDDVVGAVPVHAFAGAWGTLAAGLFYEGDLFNPERITVQLLGIVVAFCWAFFAALIMYLGVATFAGLRAPAIHEQRGLDLSEHDETGYPEFPQNSLYNAEMTRQAEGGR